In Candidatus Pantoea floridensis, a single genomic region encodes these proteins:
- a CDS encoding ShlB/FhaC/HecB family hemolysin secretion/activation protein, whose product MMANTGKFLALCVSLLTASAVAAPLNPGDRDYIQNQQQQRLQQDQQQRDALWNTATAQSTPSAGSNPSGPCFPVQKIIIQHATLISSGQQHHLIAPYINRCLNLTEINSLVHAVSDWYMQRGYITSRAFLTEQDLSQGQLIIPVLEGKLDAIRLDGQHPRALQMAFPRLEGRILNLRDIEQGMEQINRVRSKPVQIEIQPSPKTGYSVVNLTAEPEFPLSASFGFDNSGQKSTGVGQLNGALTGNNLLGLADRWFISGGRSSAFSDWRDAQNLQAGVSVPYGYGLFDYSYSWSNYHSSFVNNGFTWLSNGDNVAHRINGSWVLFRNGDIKTGVQLGLNHYSSHNYLNNTLLQSSSRKITSTQLGINHTQKILGGVATLNPAFSRGMPWFDAEDDAGKTGDLPKAQFRKWSISGSFQRPLANNLWLLSSIYGQWSPDRLYGSERLTLGGESSVRGFKEQYLSGDAGGYLRNELSYSLFTLPVIGDVSALAAIDGGWLKSDAQNRESTGTLWGSAVGLSTRGRYFYTQYTVGVPLSYPGHLQPDHISIYARVGLVF is encoded by the coding sequence ATGATGGCAAATACAGGGAAGTTCCTGGCGCTATGCGTCAGCTTATTGACTGCATCAGCAGTTGCGGCACCGTTAAATCCGGGTGATCGTGATTACATTCAGAATCAGCAGCAACAGCGTCTGCAGCAGGACCAGCAGCAGCGGGATGCATTGTGGAACACCGCCACGGCGCAGAGTACGCCATCAGCGGGTTCCAACCCGTCAGGACCGTGCTTTCCCGTGCAGAAAATTATTATTCAGCACGCCACGCTTATCTCTTCAGGCCAGCAGCACCATCTTATTGCGCCTTATATTAATCGCTGCTTGAATTTAACGGAAATTAATTCGCTGGTACATGCCGTTTCTGACTGGTATATGCAGCGGGGCTATATTACCAGCCGGGCATTTTTAACCGAGCAGGATTTATCGCAGGGCCAGTTAATTATTCCGGTGCTGGAGGGGAAATTAGACGCCATTCGTTTAGACGGACAGCATCCGCGCGCTCTGCAGATGGCCTTTCCGAGGCTCGAAGGCAGAATCCTCAACCTGCGCGATATTGAACAGGGCATGGAGCAGATTAACCGCGTGCGCAGCAAACCGGTGCAGATTGAAATCCAGCCGTCGCCGAAAACTGGCTATTCGGTGGTGAACCTGACTGCTGAACCAGAGTTCCCGTTGAGCGCGTCGTTCGGATTCGATAACAGCGGCCAGAAGAGCACGGGCGTTGGGCAGCTTAACGGCGCGCTGACCGGCAATAACCTGCTGGGACTGGCCGACCGCTGGTTCATCAGCGGCGGGCGCAGCAGCGCCTTCAGCGACTGGCGTGATGCGCAGAACCTGCAGGCGGGCGTCAGCGTACCGTACGGCTACGGCCTGTTCGACTATAGCTACAGCTGGAGCAACTATCACAGCAGCTTCGTCAACAACGGCTTCACGTGGCTGAGCAACGGCGACAACGTCGCGCACCGGATTAACGGTTCGTGGGTACTGTTCCGCAATGGCGATATTAAAACCGGCGTCCAGCTCGGCTTAAATCATTACTCCAGCCACAACTACCTTAACAATACTTTGTTGCAGAGCAGCAGCCGCAAGATCACCAGCACGCAGCTGGGAATCAATCACACCCAGAAAATTCTTGGCGGCGTTGCCACGCTCAACCCGGCTTTCAGCCGCGGTATGCCGTGGTTTGATGCCGAGGATGACGCGGGCAAAACTGGCGACCTGCCCAAAGCACAATTCCGCAAGTGGAGCATCAGCGGCAGCTTCCAGCGCCCGCTGGCTAACAATCTGTGGCTGCTGAGCAGCATTTACGGGCAGTGGTCGCCCGATCGGCTGTACGGCAGCGAGCGTCTGACGCTTGGCGGCGAAAGTTCGGTGCGCGGCTTTAAAGAACAGTATCTCTCCGGCGACGCTGGCGGTTACCTGCGCAACGAGCTGAGCTACAGCCTGTTCACGCTGCCCGTTATAGGCGACGTCAGTGCGCTGGCCGCCATTGACGGCGGCTGGTTAAAAAGCGACGCGCAGAACCGTGAATCCACCGGCACGCTGTGGGGCAGCGCGGTGGGCCTCAGCACGCGCGGGCGCTATTTCTACACCCAGTACACCGTGGGCGTTCCCCTCAGCTATCCCGGCCATCTGCAGCCGGATCACATCAGCATTTACGCCCGCGTCGGGCTGGTTTTCTAA